Proteins found in one Quercus robur chromosome 2, dhQueRobu3.1, whole genome shotgun sequence genomic segment:
- the LOC126698933 gene encoding uncharacterized protein LOC126698933, whose product MVPGFKKLLDCNNEVLELKKEDITWVPTNWADHMDPNTMTTLLGDHIYNIEEEEYWEACQHTLKSPYELRANDEDEEGGAAPSDDEDEGDDKSDSGSDSNSSDGGHGDDDRNTNSDDNSNKSYDGPYSGDDWGEPPSEREDEDVDLFYEEYDSDVDYYDQDIEDDTEANKWSDTDSD is encoded by the coding sequence ATGGTGCCCGGTTTCAAGAAACTACTTGATTGCAACAATGAGGTTCtagaattgaagaaagaagatatCACTTGGGTTCCAACTAATTGGGCTGATCACATGGATCCTAACACCATGACTACACTCCTTGGAGATCATATCTACaacatagaagaagaagaatattggGAGGCCTGCCAGCATACATTGAAGAGCCCGTATGAACTAAGAGCTAATGATGAAGACGAGGAAGGGGGAGCAGCCCctagtgatgatgaagatgaaggtgatgacaAGAGTGATAGTGGTAGTGACAGCAATAGCAGTGATGGTGGACATGGTGATGATGACAGGAACACGAATAGTGATGACAACAGCAACAAAAGTTATGATGGCCCGTATAGCGGAGATGATTGGGGTGAACCCCCTAGTgaaagagaagatgaagatgtaGACCTATTCTATGAGGAATATGACAGTGATGTGGACTACTATGATCAAGATATTGAAGATGATACTGAAGCTAACAAGTGGAGTGATACTGATAGTGATTAA